One window of the Staphylococcus equorum genome contains the following:
- a CDS encoding NfeD family protein encodes MIPSSSIHTIFSVNFVEQGNWIDNVASVIVSPFGALILTCIIFLGFLYQLYSNKINIVGIVATLALLILFLGFFVKGDVNLYSIILFGIGVILVIIELFVVGAIIGIIGMGLIIFSIITLGDNLIYMIASVVVALILSIIEWVILVKIFKRKIPFLDKVVLKDSTNAEAGYTSHEDRSHLVGLTATTLTDLRPAGIITLNNERIDAVSDGSFILRNKAVTILEVEGTRVVVRENES; translated from the coding sequence GTGATTCCTTCGAGTAGTATACATACAATATTTTCAGTCAACTTTGTTGAACAAGGAAATTGGATTGATAATGTTGCAAGCGTTATCGTCAGTCCGTTTGGAGCTTTAATTTTAACTTGTATTATCTTCCTAGGATTTTTATATCAATTATACTCTAATAAGATAAATATTGTGGGTATCGTTGCCACATTAGCCTTATTAATACTCTTTTTAGGGTTTTTTGTAAAAGGCGATGTCAACTTGTATTCAATCATCTTATTTGGAATCGGTGTCATATTGGTAATAATAGAACTTTTTGTTGTTGGTGCGATTATCGGTATTATCGGTATGGGGCTAATAATTTTTAGTATTATTACTTTAGGTGACAATTTAATTTATATGATTGCTAGTGTAGTTGTAGCATTGATATTATCAATCATAGAGTGGGTGATACTAGTGAAAATTTTCAAACGTAAGATACCGTTTTTAGATAAAGTAGTTTTGAAGGATTCTACAAATGCAGAGGCAGGCTACACTTCACATGAAGATCGCTCTCATTTAGTTGGTCTTACTGCTACTACGTTAACAGATTTAAGACCAGCAGGAATCATTACACTCAACAATGAACGTATCGACGCAGTTTCTGATGGATCATTTATTTTGCGAAATAAAGCAGTAACCATTTTAGAAGTTGAAGGTACTAGAGTTGTTGTTAGAGAAAACGAATCATAA
- a CDS encoding 16S rRNA (uracil(1498)-N(3))-methyltransferase: MQRYFIDQNADVNQRFFITDKGDIHHISNVMRHQTGEKIIITFVDQNVYKCEIIDIATEGIELSLVEKIDIDTELPQHITICSGLIKADKYEWMLQKSTELGANHFIAAGMKRSVVKLNDSKIDKKLERWQKIIKEAAEQSYRLAIPSITYEASLKVVYDYIDEYDYVLIAYENAAKTGETHNFKSVVREMKSGDHVLVIFGPEGGLSEDEVALFDGKAYQIGLGPRILRAETAPLYVLSAVSFEKDLLD, from the coding sequence ATGCAAAGATACTTTATTGACCAAAACGCTGATGTAAATCAGCGTTTTTTCATTACTGATAAAGGTGACATACATCATATATCCAATGTGATGCGTCATCAAACTGGTGAAAAAATAATTATTACATTTGTGGATCAGAATGTTTATAAGTGTGAAATTATCGATATAGCTACTGAAGGTATTGAACTTTCATTAGTAGAAAAAATTGATATTGATACTGAATTACCTCAACATATTACGATTTGTAGTGGTTTAATTAAAGCTGATAAATATGAGTGGATGCTCCAAAAATCGACAGAGTTAGGCGCAAATCATTTCATAGCTGCTGGTATGAAACGTTCAGTGGTTAAATTAAATGATAGTAAGATTGATAAAAAATTAGAGCGCTGGCAAAAGATTATTAAAGAAGCAGCTGAACAAAGCTATCGTTTAGCAATACCATCCATAACTTATGAAGCGAGTTTAAAAGTAGTTTATGATTATATCGATGAATACGATTATGTACTCATCGCTTATGAAAATGCTGCGAAAACTGGTGAAACACACAATTTTAAGTCTGTAGTTCGTGAAATGAAATCTGGTGACCATGTATTAGTTATATTTGGGCCAGAAGGTGGTTTATCAGAAGATGAAGTGGCATTGTTCGATGGTAAGGCGTATCAAATTGGTCTAGGGCCAAGGATTTTAAGAGCAGAAACTGCACCACTTTATGTATTAAGTGCTGTAAGTTTTGAAAAAGATTTATTAGATTAA
- the dnaJ gene encoding molecular chaperone DnaJ produces the protein MAKKDYYEVLGVSKGASKDEIKKAYRKLSKKYHPDINQEEGSDEKFKEISEAYETLSDENKRANYDQFGHDGPQGGFGGQGFGGQDFSGFGGGGFEDIFSSFFGGGRQQRDPNAPRKGDDLQYTMTVTFDEAVFGSEKEISIRKDVSCHTCDGAGAKPGTKKKTCQYCSGAGHVSVEQNTILGRVRTEKVCPVCSGSGQEFEEPCPTCKGKGTENKNVKISVTIPEGVDNEQQIRLAGEGAPGENGGPQGDLYIVFRVKPSEKFERDGDDIYYSLDISIAQASLGDEVKVPTLNSSVMLTIPAGTQTGKQFRLKEKGIKNVHGYGYGDLFININVVTPSKMSDRQKELLREFAEIDGEEISEQASNFRDKAKRFFKGD, from the coding sequence TTAAAAAGGCTTATCGTAAATTATCAAAGAAGTATCACCCAGATATTAATCAAGAAGAAGGTTCTGATGAGAAGTTTAAAGAAATCTCTGAAGCCTATGAAACATTAAGTGATGAAAATAAACGCGCAAATTATGACCAATTTGGACATGATGGTCCTCAAGGTGGCTTTGGCGGCCAAGGATTCGGTGGCCAAGACTTTAGTGGCTTTGGTGGCGGCGGTTTCGAAGATATATTCAGTTCATTCTTTGGTGGCGGACGTCAACAACGTGATCCTAACGCTCCAAGAAAGGGCGATGACTTACAGTATACGATGACAGTTACGTTTGATGAAGCTGTTTTCGGTAGTGAAAAAGAAATTTCGATCCGTAAAGATGTGTCTTGTCACACTTGTGATGGTGCAGGTGCTAAACCAGGAACTAAAAAGAAAACTTGTCAATACTGTAGTGGTGCTGGACATGTGTCTGTAGAACAAAATACAATACTTGGTAGAGTTAGAACTGAAAAAGTTTGTCCAGTATGTAGTGGTTCTGGCCAAGAGTTTGAAGAACCATGTCCAACATGTAAAGGTAAAGGTACTGAGAATAAAAATGTTAAAATCAGTGTCACAATCCCTGAAGGTGTAGATAATGAACAACAAATTAGATTAGCTGGTGAAGGTGCTCCTGGAGAAAATGGTGGCCCTCAAGGTGATTTGTATATTGTATTTAGAGTTAAACCTTCAGAAAAATTTGAAAGAGATGGCGATGATATTTATTATTCACTTGATATTAGTATCGCTCAAGCATCACTAGGTGACGAGGTTAAAGTGCCGACGCTTAATAGTAGCGTGATGTTAACAATTCCAGCAGGTACGCAAACTGGAAAACAATTCCGTCTAAAAGAAAAAGGAATTAAGAATGTTCATGGCTACGGCTATGGCGACTTATTTATCAATATAAATGTCGTAACACCAAGTAAAATGAGTGATCGACAAAAAGAATTATTAAGAGAATTTGCCGAAATTGATGGTGAAGAAATTTCTGAACAAGCATCAAATTTTAGAGACAAAGCTAAAAGATTCTTTAAAGGAGATTAG
- the prmA gene encoding 50S ribosomal protein L11 methyltransferase, with amino-acid sequence MNWTEISIIANHEATPIITNILEDFGSNGVVIEDSHDLNHDFEDKYGELYALNANDYPKQGVRLKAYFNELKYTETFRKALFNEISQVESLDNSSFNYEEQMLQEQDWENEWKNYFHPFRASKQFTIVPSWETYQKEDDSELCIELDPGMAFGTGDHPTTSMCLKAIETYVEPSDSVIDVGTGSGILSIAAHLLGVKRIKALDVDEMAVKVAKENFMKNHCDKAIEAVPGNLLTEETEKFDVVVANILAHIIEEMIEDAYNVLNKDGYFITSGIIEEKHESIVNHMKRSGFEIVSINHDNSWVCIVGQKVSE; translated from the coding sequence ATGAATTGGACCGAGATATCAATCATCGCTAATCATGAAGCAACGCCTATAATTACTAATATATTGGAAGATTTTGGTTCAAATGGTGTCGTTATAGAGGACTCTCATGACTTAAATCACGACTTTGAGGATAAATATGGCGAGCTATATGCGCTTAATGCTAATGATTATCCTAAGCAAGGGGTCAGGCTTAAAGCGTATTTCAATGAACTGAAATATACTGAAACGTTTAGAAAAGCGCTTTTCAATGAAATTTCGCAAGTTGAATCTCTAGATAACTCTAGTTTTAACTACGAAGAGCAAATGCTTCAAGAACAAGATTGGGAAAATGAATGGAAAAATTATTTTCATCCATTTCGTGCATCAAAACAATTTACGATAGTCCCTAGTTGGGAAACATATCAAAAAGAAGATGATAGTGAATTGTGCATAGAATTGGACCCAGGTATGGCATTCGGTACAGGCGATCATCCTACAACGAGCATGTGTTTAAAAGCAATTGAAACTTATGTGGAGCCGAGTGATTCAGTTATAGATGTTGGTACAGGTTCAGGGATATTAAGTATTGCTGCACATCTTTTAGGTGTTAAACGTATTAAAGCATTAGACGTTGATGAAATGGCAGTGAAAGTTGCTAAAGAAAATTTTATGAAAAATCATTGTGATAAGGCAATTGAAGCAGTTCCTGGAAATTTACTAACAGAGGAAACTGAAAAATTTGATGTTGTTGTCGCCAATATTTTAGCTCATATTATTGAAGAAATGATCGAAGATGCTTATAACGTTTTAAATAAAGATGGTTATTTTATAACTTCTGGTATTATAGAAGAAAAACATGAATCTATTGTAAATCATATGAAGCGTAGTGGTTTTGAAATTGTTTCTATTAATCACGATAACAGTTGGGTTTGTATCGTTGGACAGAAAGTGAGCGAATAA
- the floA gene encoding flotillin-like protein FloA (flotillin-like protein involved in membrane lipid rafts), which produces MIGLVVIVVIVVIALLLLFSFVPVGLWISAIAAGVKVGIGTLVGMRLRRVSPRKVISPLIKAHKAGLNLTTNQLESHYLAGGNVDRVVDANIAAQRADINLPFERGAAIDLAGRDVLEAVQMSVNPKVIETPFIAGVAMNGIEVKAKARITVRANIARLVGGAGEETIIARVGEGIVSTIGSSEHHTQVLENPDNISKTVLSKGLDSGTAFEILSIDIADVDISKNIGADLQTEQALADKNIAQAKAEERRAMAVAQEQEMKAKVQEMRSKVVEAEAEVPLAMAEALRSGNLGVKDYYNLKNVEADTGMRNSINERTNQKDDESPEN; this is translated from the coding sequence ATGATCGGATTAGTTGTTATCGTCGTCATAGTAGTAATAGCTTTATTATTACTATTTTCATTTGTTCCAGTCGGATTATGGATTTCAGCAATAGCTGCTGGTGTTAAAGTAGGTATTGGTACATTAGTTGGTATGAGACTTCGTAGAGTTTCACCACGAAAAGTTATCTCACCATTAATTAAGGCACATAAAGCTGGTTTGAATTTAACAACAAACCAACTTGAATCACATTACTTAGCAGGAGGAAACGTTGACCGTGTAGTTGATGCTAACATTGCAGCACAAAGAGCGGACATCAACTTACCATTTGAACGTGGCGCAGCTATTGATTTAGCTGGCCGTGATGTATTAGAAGCTGTTCAAATGTCTGTTAATCCTAAAGTAATAGAAACTCCATTTATCGCAGGTGTTGCGATGAACGGTATCGAAGTAAAAGCTAAAGCGCGTATTACTGTTCGTGCTAACATCGCTCGTTTAGTAGGTGGTGCTGGTGAAGAAACAATTATTGCACGTGTTGGTGAAGGTATCGTTTCAACAATTGGTTCTAGTGAACACCATACACAAGTTCTAGAAAATCCAGATAATATTTCTAAAACAGTACTTAGCAAAGGTTTAGATTCTGGTACAGCGTTTGAAATCTTATCAATCGATATTGCTGACGTTGATATTAGCAAAAACATTGGTGCAGACTTACAAACTGAACAAGCGCTTGCTGACAAAAACATTGCACAAGCTAAAGCAGAAGAACGTAGAGCAATGGCTGTAGCTCAAGAACAAGAAATGAAAGCTAAAGTTCAAGAAATGCGTTCTAAAGTTGTTGAAGCAGAAGCAGAAGTTCCACTTGCTATGGCAGAAGCTTTACGTTCTGGTAACTTAGGCGTTAAGGATTATTATAATCTTAAGAATGTTGAAGCAGATACAGGTATGAGAAATTCAATCAATGAACGTACGAACCAAAAAGATGATGAATCACCGGAAAATTAA
- the rpsU gene encoding 30S ribosomal protein S21: MSKTTVKSNESLEDALRRFKRTVSKSGTIQEVRKREYYEKPSVKRKKKSEAARKRK, encoded by the coding sequence ATGTCTAAAACAACAGTTAAGAGTAATGAATCACTTGAAGATGCGTTACGTCGTTTCAAACGTACAGTTTCTAAAAGCGGTACAATTCAAGAAGTTCGTAAGCGTGAATATTACGAAAAACCTAGTGTTAAACGTAAGAAAAAATCAGAAGCTGCGCGTAAACGTAAATAG